The following are from one region of the Populus trichocarpa isolate Nisqually-1 chromosome 8, P.trichocarpa_v4.1, whole genome shotgun sequence genome:
- the LOC7498172 gene encoding amino acid transporter AVT1I: MECLKAKEGESHNQLPLPEEPHIGTTFLRTCFNGLNALSGVGILSIPYALSQGGWLSLILLFVVAVLCWYTGLLLRRCMDSDPLIRSYPDIGEKAFGCKGRALVSVFMYLELYLVAVEFLILEGDNLYKLFPNAGFKLAGLYIGGKTGFVLLTALVILPTTWLKSLGMLAYVSAGGVSASVILVGCVWWVGAVDGVGFHEDGVLLNWGGLPTTLSLFTFCYCGHAVFPTLCNSMKDRSQFSKVLLICFVTSTITYGSMAVLGYLMYGEYLKSQVTLNLPIRKMGSKLAIYTTLVNPLTKYAVITAPIATAIEETFVFRDSRYLSILVRTVIVISTVVVALTIPFFGYVMAFIGAFLSVTVSMLLPCLCYLRIDKSARSFGLELVFIVGILIIGSFVGIIGTYTSIKQIVKHL; the protein is encoded by the exons ATGGAGTGCCTAAAAGCTAAGGAAGGGGAGAGCCATAACCAGCTCCCACTTCCTGAGGAGCCACACATAGGCACCACCTTCCTTAGAACTTGTTTTAATGGACTCAATGCTTTATCAG GTGTTGGGATACTCTCAATTCCCTATGCACTTTCTCAAGGAGGATGGCTGAGCTTAATACTGCTTTTTGTAGTAGCAGTTCTATGTTGGTATACAGGATTACTTCTAAGACGCTGTATGGATTCGGACCCACTCATCAGAAGTTACCCTGATATAGGAGAGAAAGCTTTCGGATGCAAAGGAAGAGCTCTAGTATCCGTCTTCATGTATCTTGAGCTATACTTGGTGGCAGTTGAGTTTCTGATACTAGAAGGTGACAATCTATACAAATTGTTTCCAAACGCAGGTTTCAAACTTGCCGGGCTATATATTGGAGGTAAAACGGGCTTTGTTCTGCTCACTGCCCTTGTCATCTTGCCAACAACATGGTTAAAGAGTCTAGGCATGCTGGCATATGTTTCTGCTGGTGGAGTTTCGGCTTCTGTTATTTTGGTTGGTTGTGTTTGGTGGGTTGGTGCAGTTGATGGTGTCGGGTTCCATGAAGATGGTGTGCTTTTGAATTGGGGAGGATTACCTACTACTTTAAGCTTATTCACTTTCTGTTACTGTGGTCACGCAGTTTTCCCTACGTTGTGCAATTCCATGAAAGACAGAAGCCAATTCTCCAAG GTCTTACTCATCTGCTTCGTTACAAGCACCATCACTTATGGATCAATGGCAGTTTTAGGCTACCTCATGTATGGAGAATATTTGAAGTCTCAAGTGACCTTAAACCTACCAATCAGAAAAATGGGTTCAAAACTGGCAATATATACCACTCTAGTCAATCCCCTGACGAAGTATGCGGTTATTACTGCTCCAATCGCTACTGCTATTGAGGAAACTTTTGTTTTCCGCGACAGCAGATATCTCAGTATCCTCGTCAGAACAGTGATTGTGATCAGCACCGTGGTTGTGGCACTAACAATTCCCTTTTTTGGATACGTGATGGCTTTTATAGGTGCATTTTTGAGCGTCACTGTCTCCATGTTGTTACCCTGCTTGTGCTACCTCAGGATTGACAAATCTGCTCGAAGTTTTGGGTTAGAGTTGGTGTTCATTGTGGGAATACTGATAATCGGGTCTTTTGTGGGTATAATAGGTACATATACTTCAATCAAGCAAATCGTAAAACATCTCTGA
- the LOC7460690 gene encoding ribonuclease 1 — MKANRTATLIKLLVLLCLSVLCVSKDFDFFYFVQQWPGSYCDTKQSCCYPTTGKPAADFGIHGLWPNYQDGNYPQNCDSKNPFNPDKVADLRSSMQKNWPTLACPSGNGVSFWTHEWEKHGTCSESVLDQHGYFQAALSLQKQANLLQALASAGINPDGGSYSMSNIKRAIQEAVGFTPWIECNTDASGNSQLYQIYLCVDTTGKNLIECPVFPKGKCGSEIEFPSF; from the exons ATGAAAGCCAATAGGACTGCAACTTTGATCAAGCTTTTGGTACTCTTGTGCCTATCAGTCCTTTGTGTTTCAAAGGATTTTGATTTCTTCTACTTTGTTCAGCAG TGGCCTGGATCATACTGTGACACAAAGCAAAGTTGTTGCTACCCAACTACTGGGAAACCTGCAGCTGATTTTGGCATTCATGGGCTTTGGCCTAATTACCAGGATGGGAACTACCCACAAAACTGCGATTCCAAAAACCCCTTCAATCCAGATAAG GTTGCCGACCTCAGGAGCAGTATGCAAAAGAATTGGCCAACACTCGCTTGCCCAAGCGGCAATGGAGTAAGCTTTTGGACACATGAATGGGAAAAGCATGGGACATGCTCCGAGTCTGTTCTTGACCAACATGGATACTTCCAAGCAGCCCTCAGTTTGCAAAAGCAGGCTAACCTCCTTCAGGCTCTAGCAAGTGCAG GAATAAACCCAGATGGAGGATCATACAGCATGAGCAATATTAAAAGAGCTATACAAGAGGCTGTAGGATTTACTCCATGGATAGAGTGCAATACTGATGCATCAGGGAACAGTCAACTTTATCAAATTTACCTGTGCGTGGATACTACTGGGAAAAATCTCATCGAATGTCCAGTGTTTCCCAAAGGCAAATGTGGCTCAGAGATTGAGTTTCCTTCTTTTTAG